TTGTCGAATCTGATATACCATATATTGGAAAAGCATTTTTTGCAATTGTTATATTATCGATATTGAGAAACAAGTAACTGAATTTTCAACGAAATAACTGTGTTTCACGACAAATAAGGACGTTAGAATGTTGAAATCTCCAGATTTCGATTGAGGAGGAAATAGACAAAAGCAATTTTGGGTTTGGCACGTTCTAAACGTTCATCTCTGTTCAATTTACATGCATTAGTTAGTCGCGAaacgacgaaaaaaaaaaaaggctaccTCTGATAACATCTCTGTTCAATTTCAAAGGAGGAGCAAGAAATAGCAGCAACACTTTCACGAAGAAACTGTACGGAGCAGCAGTGCGTGCTCTCCCTCTCCACCTTCCAAGACAACCTTGCCTCTGCTCGATCTCCTCTTGCAGTCATGGCAATATACCACGCACACCACCCACTTCACCACCTTTCCCGCGCAAACCAACCCGGCCTCTGCCACTGCCACTGCCACCGCGTACGTGGATTGTGCCGAGCACCTCCGTCTCACGTAGAAGCCCAAGACCGCGGGTCCAAACCACCAGGTGAAGTTCAGCAACATCAGCACGCACCCTCTGATTCTACTGCCCTTGGTTATGCTCGACGCAGTCGACAACGCCTCAAACACGCCCTTGTCCTCCGATATTGAAAGGACAATCGCCACGTCCCACACGGCTCGGTACTCCAGCCACTTGGCCATGGCTACGACCGAGATTAGACCCCATATACTTAGATGCAAAGCTTTCCCCGACGCGAAGAAGCTGCCGATGCCGCCCCAGGAGACGATGCAGACCCAAGAGACAAGGGAGTAGAACGAGACGAGAGTGGAAGTTATCAGAGGCCACTTCCACCTAGTCTTGTTGATGGAGTCCTTCAACATGTCCAGGAGACAAGCCGATCGGCCTTCAGCGAAGATGGTGGACGAAGAATGAACAGTCGTCACCGCGGTCAGGAGATTGAGCAGGAGAGCAGGGACCGAGTAAAGGAGGCTCGCTTGGAGGAACTTGACCAACGTTTCCTGAATCAATCCCGAGGCGATGTGGAGCCTCTGGCTGGAGTAGGACGACACGAGCCTCAGCCGGGACGAGGCGTCTGCGAAGATGCAATGGATGGCCAGCTCGTGGGTCAGCATGATGAGGAACAGCGGGAGGGACGCAAGGACCGAGAAGACGGCAAACGTCGGGTTCCGGTATGCGAGCCTAATGGCCAATTTGATCATATCGGATGTGTGGAGGTAAGTCGACTTGTCCCACCTGATTCTGGGATTGCTCTTCTCCATCATCTCGGCTGCTTGCTGTCCTATGCCCACAATTTCAAACACCTTCTGTTTATTGCGAGTCTTTAGTGGTTGAATtccaaatgaaaagaggaagtgatgatTGGGTTGGTGCTGCGTCACCTTCAACGCGAAAACTAGGAAGCAGCAAATAAAATGGTTCTGAGATCAGCTGGCATTGCAATGTCGAAATATAATGTTTTTTGTTGAAGTTTGATTGATGCTAACTAACCCGAACTGATTAGATAATGTTGGCGTGAGTTGTAAATTATAGCCCGAATAGAAAGTTTGTAGAATGATTTGTTACCTGTTATACTTCCTGATTTGTAGGGACGGTCTTAGATTTAGCCTAGAATAGGGTGTCTGGTTAATATATGCTCGAGTATCATTCGTCGGAAAGAaattaatatgaaaaaagaGATGAATGATTATTCCTCTGAAACCTCCTCTGttctacatggtatcagagcagtgATCCTGACCTTAGATGTGATCAATAGCCATATATAAGAATAAACCGGCTTAGTGACACCTTAGGAACGCAACGAAAACACTTCTGCAGCAGCGATCCCTGATGAtctgacgaccaagatgaaatcaatTTTGACATTGAACCTGACACCGAACGATGACTTTTCAGCAACTCGGATTACCATCCAGCTGAACGGCACCAACTATGATTTGTGGTCCCAAGTTGTTGAGATGTATATCTCAGACAAAAACAAATTGGGATATATCAAATTAATGAACCAGCCAAATCATTTGACTTTAGTAGAATAATAAGAAGTCATGCCAATACAATGATTTGGTCtgagagaaattgaaaaaattatgggttgtctatttattttctttaccaTGAAGTTGCTCTGGTGTAGTGCAGCCGGGAATGATCCAAGCCGACCTCATCGTGAGAAGTAGTACTGACCCTGAACCAACGACCCATCGGACGAGCGTTGGCACTGTGCTGCCGCTCGATTTTGGGCAACACAAAGGCGGTTGGGTTCGTGCGACATCAATCCTATAAAAAAAGTACTTGTATTGTAACCCGAGTCCATTGATTACGTCCATTCATGATGGATGACTCTTACAGAAACTATGTGATCAATGGCGGTGATGGACCTAACTCGCGCAGAGTAGAACGTTGATGATAAATAGCCGAGCAATTCATGTGTCCGAGAGATTAGCGGGCCTTGATGACCATCAAGGTATGAAGAACTAAGAGGCCCATCCCAAGAATGCCCAATCCAACACTACCATGGTAGTAATAAATTCTTTCTAAAAAGAAAGTGTAATAGTTGCATAGATCAGACAACAATCCTagttccattttattttttatttttttaatgaaataagTGCATTTCATTCATATTTAAAATGAAAGCTGAAAGATACTCTAAGTGGGTTTTAGAGCACAATTAATTTCAAAAGGTCTCGGGGGGACTGGAGACCCAGTTTAGTGGTAGGGTATATTGGGCTTGGGCTCTCTCTACCCAATCTGCAAATCTTAAGTTGGGTTCTTGCACAACAGGCCCAACGAAGGTTCTTTACACTAATAACTTATAAGTAGCCGGTGGCACTTTATGATAAGCGAGTGGACTTCCCAACAAACTTGATATATAGCACGGAGTATATCGACTAAAGTCGAACTATCTGAATCCACTCCCACGCAGTACAAATCAAGCGCTCAAACCCATCTCAAAGCCTTCAGCAAAGCTAGTGTTTGGGCATGGAGGTACGATCGGACCTGCACTGCACTCGCGAACCCCTTGATCAACTTCTCGGAGGAGTCTCGACGCACCCAAGAGATGGCGCCGGTATTTTCACTCACCAAAACGAGCCGTCGACAACGTTAAGATGACAAGAAATGTCTTCTTGATAGGCCTTTAGGTAAGACCCGGCAATGCCATGATAATATGATATCGGCCAATAATTAAGGGGCACGGTCTCTAGTCAACCTCTTCGCTCTCGATCCCCGATTCCAGTAATCTAACCTTCGACTGACCTTTTCGGAGCTAACATGCTAGGCTCTATAAAATTTCCGCTACTTCCCAAAGGTTATTCTCGAATTAATTAGACATCGAACTGGAATAGTTGCTAGCAGTTGACCTAATTTTAACAAGGCACGGTTCTATTACCCGTTATAATTGACGCGTTATATGGCGAAACTCTGCTAGGAATCATCTCGATCTATTTAACTCGACCATAAAAGGAAGGACAGAGAAGCACGAGGCTTCGGGAAAGATCTGCTGCGATGGAGACCTTTTCTATTGCAATCTAAATTACCATTAAGATCAAATCGATCCGGCTTTTAAAAAAGTGGGTTGGTCGGGAAGCAGAAGATATTTGCACGCACATCATTATATAATAATGAGATTATGAGAATATGGAACCGGTTTATTAATAATGGTCGGCGAAAAGGTGGTTGATAATTGCTTGGTCTTTTATCTCCTTTTCCAAATACATCAAGACATCTTATGATTataattatcattattattatcatcGAAATTTAAATTGCTGTTTTTGTTTTAGCGGGAAACTGTAGTATGGTCTGCTCGAGCTGGCTGACTTATTAGCCAAACAAGACCGAAACAACCAAAAGGCAGAAACTAGGAGCTGAACCATTTTTGTTACTCGTATGTGAATGCTTCTTTTATCCATTGGTTCACCATTAGAAAAGGCACCTACATCAATTTCCCTCTTTGAAACTTTTGctaacaaatttatttttagattaaaaaatttatggagAAGTGATTCCCCACAACCTATCAATAACATGCAtttaaaagggagaaaaaaaaataagggctttttttttgtcgaaaataagagtttgaagtgctcttattttcataaataagagcctgaagtggatATTGTGCCAAATAATGATATGAAGTGCCCTCAATATTTCGAAGAAGTGCCCGACCAAAGAGCATTCTCgtcctttacttttttgaattgttttcttttcttttctttttcttttctttcttccctcttcCCTCTAGGGGCCATTGGCGGAGGCGTTGGTGTCgagcgagggtcgccctcaccCGCCCGGCCCGagcgagggcagccctcaccATCGCCTCGCCCGAGGCCAGCAATGACCGGAgaaggggagaggaaaaagaaaaagaaaaaagggaggaaaatagcaaaagaaaaaaatatttcaaaaaagtgaatgacgaaaatgctgTTCGGTCAAGCACTTCTTTGAAATAACGATTGTaattcaagttcttatttgaaacaaaattcacttcaatcttttatttgagaaaatgagggcactccGTAcactcatttgaaaattttcaccgATGTCTAATTAaatgatgttaaaaaaaattatttcttttctaagtTCCTTTCTTGGTAATTTGCGTGCATACATGAAAACACAAACGCTATGAATTGCTTAATGTGAAATACTGGAAAAGTTGTAACACGTATAAACACTGGTTTGTAACATAATTTTGTAAAGTTTGGATGATGTTTTTAAGTCGGCCGAAAAAACGGTTTAAACAGCAAATAAACACACCTAATATTCGCTACCCCCTTTTCGCGGATTCTCTTGTCCCCGCTCGATGGGTCAAATCGAAATAATGAGACGTTTGTCGCACGTACAAGACAAGCCAGCGTGGGCTGCACAGGAATGAAGCTTGGCTAAACGACGGCCAATTGGTTTGGAGATCCGGAATGATCCCCGCCACGTGCCACTTTCAATTTCTGAACGAGATACACACGAGTTGGTGGTGGCCCGCATCGCATCAAAAAGCAGACACTGACCGAGCGTTAGAGAGCGCGAGAGAAGTGACCGCCAGTCGACGACTCAGGTACGTGATCGGATTCAGGTCCGACGAAAAGGACCCGAAATTAGAAACGTCAATTAGTTGCTCGTCTCCTACTCGTGGGTCTAAATTGACCCGGTCGGGGCTCATTttcgtaggaaaaaaaaaattcgtgagaATTAGACTTGTGGTTGAAAAGATGACGAGAACGAATCGTGCCTGTCGCACGGGCATTATGGGGATTGGGGATGTATGAATACGATCGATTAGTAGCAGTAGTGGGTCTAAAATGGAGGGGTGTGCAACAGTTCGGTCGAGAGATCCGATTGAGCCAGAGTGAGTCGGTTCGATTTGAGCTAAGTTGTGAGTACGACGATATTGCTTTTTTCAGCTCCGAaaccaatgaattttttttcttttcttttgttttcaacGAAAGCGGGCATTGCATCTCATACGGAAAAGTAGAACAGTAAAGTACAAGCTGTTGTGATGAGCATGCTCTAATCCCACGATAAGAAATTAGTCTCGGCGTCAAAGCAAAACGAACGGTGGTGGATCGTTGAATCTTGCATCATCATAAATAATGAGCACATATCGTAATCTCTTTCTCCAATAGTTACGACTTGTCGTATAACCGCTTCTAGTGCAACATGAACGCACTGTGCTCCTCCTCGATCTTGTCGAACTTCTTGGTTTGGAGGATCCGAAGTAGCATTGATTCCTAACGATGAAAGCGAAACATGTTGGAAAATAAAGTAACATATTAGGAAAAATATACGTAAATTGCTTGTTatagatagaaaaataataacacTAAGAAAACGATAATCACCAAGTCAATGAGTAAAAGAGGATACTATTACCAACCAAATTTGAAATTGCACGATTGCTAAAATTGTAATAGAACTACACATGATGTAAGGTACGACTAACCAAACCTATTTAAGGTGATTAGTTTCTGTTAACGGTGTTAAGCAGCTTCATAAACTATGCTTTTCGAGATGCAACATCTCAAACGCGTTTGAATCGGCACTATGCAAACTTGACTACATCGAGCACTTTTCAAAAGCAGTACACtcggagaaaaaaattgaagtggCAAGACGAGAGGTATTTTTCTTCGAATCTCTTCCAAATGAAGAATAGTTCAAATcaatttatattgtttgaaagtTCGTGAAATTCAAACGATTCATGAATTCAAGAGATAGGTGAATCAAAGAGACATATCTTGTTTTACTCACTTTCATCGATCCATTAACTCATTAATTACAACAGAACATACATCCAACGAGTGGAGAAGAACATCAGCagagagcaaagaaaaaaaactggATAAAAATAATAGAATACGCCATATTAGATTGGGAGAGAAAATCTCAATTAAAGTTGAGAAGATGGAGTCTTCCTCCATCGAGAAGGAGCTTGGAGTGGTAGAGAAAATAGGAACCGAAGAGAGGTGGGTCGGAGGAATGATTTCTTCTTTGCAATATGATTATCCTCTAATTACTCGGACACCCCTTGATGTACTTTTAAGTTtcatttgtttagcgaaaaacgaatgatttgaatttttttttttgaaaaacgatcgcttgtatCTCTTAATTAATCAaccaatgaaaattattttcgttatCAACAACAAATTATCTGTGAATATTTTTGttaacgataaaaatatttttcattcattcatttttgtagaCGATATAATTGATCCTTTTTAGGaatatattttccaaaacattcaaaacaaacggagtcagACTTGGAATATTTTACTTAAATAGTATTTTTAGAGCACTAAGCAAAtaatcaaaggaaaagaaggtcTAGAAATATCAATACATTGACTTAAGTCTGGATATCAATTTCATAATTGTTTTGAAAATAGAAGATCTTTAATTATATGCTTACCAAGTACTTActtaaagagaaggaaaaacgacacaaatggttcttgaatttttgtttaacgtggtccataaaattttaagtttttcaatgtagtcattgaattttagttcaatgtgcaatatgatgtTCATTTTAATCAttagattatatgaaaatgtttagtgtGTTCCACGATCTTGAATTAATGGgaagacaacattgaacattttcatacggtTGGACTACATCAAATATGTACTAAAAGTCTATggactacattaaacaaattaaaagcccaGGGGCGACATTGTaaattgggctaaagttcaaggaccatattaaacaaattaaaatttaacggaCTACATTGtatattggaccaaagttccataatcacattgaacaaattagaaatttaaaaatcacattatatattgggtTAAAATTAATAAACTATACGTGTTATTATTCCCATAGAGAAGGGTTGATACATCCAATAACAACACCATGCTTAAGCTCGGAAACTATTTCTTGtttgtcaaagaaaattttcttttcacttaatAGAAATATACACggaaatctgaaaaaaaaaaatcaatttggatgCAGCAACTCCTTCATTTCACAAGAACGGATTTGTCATAAGGTCATAGCACAATTAGCATCCGGTCACCGAAACTCGTATCATCATCGGCGATGAGTATACACCGGAATCTTCATTTGTAGCAATGGTTTTATCAAAAGGAGATGCACGTCCAGATTAGGCGTTTCCAGTACTATTATCGTACAAAGATAACAATAACACTAATATGTTGAAAAAGGGCAAATAACATCTTGTAAACTCAAGATCTATATCCAGATCGGTAtagaaaaattctcaaatttaaatttaactCTAAATCGGGAGACGAGCTGTTGAACGCGGTAAGAAAGGAAGTTTAGAGAGTTGCGAAAACGGCTAAGAAGTcttgaaaattctcaaaaacGGAGAGATAAGGAAATAGATAAGGATCCGGAGAAAAAGAGGGAAGACGAAGGGACGTTCTTCAATAGAGGGAGTGCTGGTTTGGCGGCAGGGAGGGAGTGAGAGAAAACCCCGGGTAAACAGATTTTGTGATCGGAAACTCTTCAGTGGCCCGCGTCGCGAACAGTCCTTTGGATTCGGACAGTGCAATTGATTTGCCTCCCTCTTTTTCCGGTATCGTCCGATTTTGACTTCGCCAGACGCTGCGCCCCATCCCCTCGTTGACTCTTAATCGTCGAATGACAACTGCTAACATCAATTCCCTTCGATTCTCACCTACCCAATTGCCCCCATACCGTCCAAGTGCAAAAGCATCGTCGCCCTTTGAAATCATAGCCAGCAGAAAAATTGGTAGGTCGCACTGGAGGCGCCCCGCAACGCGAAGTGAACACATTCAACTGAGTGACTTTCACGGTAATTCCTGTTCATTGATCCACACAAAACCCACTAATAGCCATGGATCGCATTTATACGCAATTCTCGATGAGCGACCGACGGCCTCCGTGTAGACTCGAATGACTGTGAGGCGATGGTCCGCGAAGAGTCTCCGATGATAATCCAATAAGAAAAGGACCCGCGAAGTCATGAACCGTACAAGTGTCGCATTTATATGCCCATTAATCTATGTGGATTGCCCTGATACGCAACTTCCAGTTCATGATCGAGAGCTTTCGTTTAGGCTCGAACGAAAGCGACCTcacaacaacttttttttttagtacgcAAAACGCTAGtttaatcaattttaattaattaattaatgatcGCGCCtgctaaatgtttttttttttttggtcgaatcgcATGCTAAATGTTGGGCTTAGGGTTTGGTCGGCTAGGGAGGACGACCCCCATGTTCTCAACCTCGAGAGTCAAAGACAGCTAGATACATGAATAAAGTAAAATTCGAATCAGGACAGCCTAATGTTACGTGACCTCGACCGAACACACCGAGTGATCTCAATTTTAAATGTCCGAGCTCGATCTTAACTGCTCGTACTTTTTTTACCTAATGCTGAAAGCTCTTCCCAAAGCGACAGCTTTCTTAACATTGCGCAACATCTGATCGCGTGCTCATCCCCTCCCAAATCAATCGCCCCGGCGGCTCGGCATCGGGCAGTAATTATAGTTACGATAAGAGTCACTTTCTTCTCGCTTTCGCTTTCCGAAGTCGGTCCGTACGGCGGCGAAAATGCGGAATAGTTCGCGAGACCACGAGATTTAAATGGTCAAAATGTCAATTACCTACGATTATCTTACTTTCGAGGAAAATGTCTCAAAGATAGCCGCTCTCGCCCGTACTAGACATTCGCTCTCATCTATCATTTTCTAATCCGTTCATCTCTTCGGTAATGCCGAAGAGGCTccattcatttcataaaaaaataacttctaaaacttgtttttTGAAATCGCCGGCattcaattcacaaaaaataaaactagTCAAGGGAATATTTTCCGTCAATGGAAAAAGCAACTctaaaagtggggaaaatagtttttttatttgaaaaggagaaatcattttcctttctctttcctccCTACCTaacttcacattccttttctttgtaatttttctttattttttctttttatttttggaattttcatttgtttataactttttagttttcttttctttttttctttcatttcttcctTCATGGGTCGCCGGCCTCGCCCTTGGCCAACGAGCTCGGGCTCGCCGGATCTAGAGGGGCAAGGCTTAGCCTCATCTTTGGCTAGTCGCCCGCCGTCGCCATGGCCGACATTCGTTTTAGTGCCAACCATACCACGTATGACGGCCgagtccacatcagcaattttcaactAAAAGACGacgcaaaaaatcaaatttatatataaaaaaatcccTTACCAAACGAAGGAAGAcagttttcaatttattttcggGTTTCAACCGAAcacagaaaaatattatcattttcatgaaaaattacttcccgaaaaatatttttcgaaaac
The genomic region above belongs to Rhodamnia argentea isolate NSW1041297 chromosome 6, ASM2092103v1, whole genome shotgun sequence and contains:
- the LOC115727508 gene encoding uncharacterized protein LOC115727508, with the translated sequence MMEKSNPRIRWDKSTYLHTSDMIKLAIRLAYRNPTFAVFSVLASLPLFLIMLTHELAIHCIFADASSRLRLVSSYSSQRLHIASGLIQETLVKFLQASLLYSVPALLLNLLTAVTTVHSSSTIFAEGRSACLLDMLKDSINKTRWKWPLITSTLVSFYSLVSWVCIVSWGGIGSFFASGKALHLSIWGLISVVAMAKWLEYRAVWDVAIVLSISEDKGVFEALSTASSITKGSRIRGCVLMLLNFTWWFGPAVLGFYVRRRCSAQSTYAVAVAVAEAGLVCAGKVVKWVVCVVYCHDCKRRSSRGKVVLEGGEGEHALLLRTVSS